One Sulfolobus sp. S-194 DNA segment encodes these proteins:
- the cutC gene encoding glyceraldehyde dehydrogenase subunit gamma, with protein MLLVRPGEKVKIRVKVNGVWYERDIEPRMLLVHFLRDELGLTGTKVGCDTSTCGACTVLMNGKSVKSCTVLAVQADGAEITTIEGLSSDSKLHPIQEAFKDNFALQCGYCTPGMIMQTYYLLKENQSPTEEEIRDGLHGNICRCTGYQNIVKAVQDASRRMRA; from the coding sequence GTGTTGTTAGTTAGACCAGGAGAAAAAGTTAAAATTAGGGTAAAAGTTAACGGTGTATGGTATGAAAGAGATATCGAGCCCAGAATGTTATTGGTTCATTTCCTAAGGGATGAACTAGGCTTAACTGGGACAAAAGTTGGTTGCGATACTTCTACCTGTGGTGCTTGTACGGTATTAATGAATGGTAAGTCAGTCAAATCATGCACAGTCTTAGCTGTTCAGGCTGATGGTGCAGAAATAACTACAATTGAAGGTTTATCATCAGATAGTAAATTACATCCAATTCAAGAGGCATTTAAAGATAATTTTGCCTTGCAATGCGGTTATTGTACACCCGGTATGATTATGCAAACTTACTATTTACTTAAGGAAAACCAATCACCAACAGAAGAGGAGATAAGAGATGGTTTGCACGGTAATATTTGCAGATGTACTGGTTATCAAAACATAGTAAAAGCTGTACAAGATGCTTCTAGGAGGATGAGAGCATGA